The DNA sequence CTTCAAACCTTGCTTTTTCAAGCTCTAAATAAGCTCCCGTATGTTGAATTTCCTCCTGCAAAGTCACCATATAATCAGTATTCTTCAAAGAGTTTCGAAAATAAGTACTAAGAGCCAGAATCAATTCTCTTGCCCGCTCCGGCTTTTCTCTGCAAAAATAGGAGATGGTATTTAATGAATTAAATAAAAAATGAGGATTAATTTGTGACTGTAATGCCTGAAGTTCTGCTTTTCGACGTAATTTCTTCTGTTCCTCAAGTTGCGCCAAACTCATCTGTGTAGAACATAAAGTTGCCAAACCTTCCACAAAACTACTATCTGCCTCCGAAGAAAAATCTCGTTTTCTTACCACCATAACCAAACTGGCAATGGATTTCCCGCCTAATTTCAAGGGTGCTCCTACTACAACATTCCTGTGAAACAGAGGTTCGAAAGGGTCTTTATAGCCTGCATATTCCCAACTTAATACACTATCCTGTTCTAATATCTTTTTTACAATTACAGGAGGATGTTCCTCTTCCCATGTAATATGACGAAATATGCTACTCTTTCCAAAATATTGTTTCAAATTCAGCACAGCTGCTCCAATACATTCTCCATTTTCCTCCATGAGAATATCCACGATTTTCTGAAAATTTTCCGGTTCTTTTTCTATTTTTCTAAGATAGGGAAGAGAACGCTCTGCAATACGAAAGGTAAGAAACAGCTTCTGGGCAATATTTTTATCCTGCATCTTATATACACTGGTAATTACCTGAAACAATATTACCATGCCTGCTGCATTTAACGTAATCATAGGAAGTGCAATAACTCTTACAATTTCTACCATCTCTTCTATTGGACCCGAAAAAAATAATGTCAGCAGCATATGTACACTTTCAAATCCTGCCGTAACAGCAAATAAAAAGGTTCCGCTATATCGATGCGTTTTCTGGTAATATTCCTTCCAGATGAAAGCTCCACCAACTCCTTGAATCATAGTAGACAAACAACAGGCAAAGGTCGTTAATCCATGTGGATCTATCAAATACCGGTGACAGACTCCTATCGTTGCCGCCAAAATCCCCGATATCGGACCTCCTAACAATCCTGCTGCTAAGGCTCCAATAACCCGTGCATTCAATAGTGCCCCATCCACTTGTATCCCCATAAGATTAGACATAATACAAAATGCCCCGAAAACAGCTCCCAGGGCAATTTGCTCCCGGATTCTTAATGCTCCGGGATGTAATAAAATTTTCTGCAGAAAAGGTGTACTCACCAATAGTGTCGCCACTGTTACTAATAAACTAATGTTTATAATAATATTATAAAATGCAGACCCCTGCATCTTCTCCACCTCCACAATGTATCTCAATAACTATATCACATAATCCATATTACCTTGAATTTCTCTTTCCCACTCTACCAAATCAGCCAAAGTTACCTTGTCCACCACTCCATTAATGGCATCATATATCATCTGCCACAATCGAAGTGTTACGCAAGAACTGCTTCTTTCACAGGAATTGACCTCTTCCTCCAGGCATGCTACCGGCGCAAGACTTCCTTCTATTTGTCGCAAAATCATACCTACTGTATATTCTTCCGGTCTCTTACTCAGCTTATATCCACCACCCGGTCCTCGCATACTCTTCACATATCCACATTTCTGTAGGACTGATATAATTTGCTCTAAATATTTCACGGAAATTCCCTGGCGTTCCGCCACATCCTTTAACTTTACAACCTGTTCCTCCTCTAGCGCAAGCTCCAACATTAAGCGTAACGCATATCTGCCTTTTGTCGAAATCTTCATTTTCTTTCCATCCTTTTCGATTTTTTCCCGTATACCTCTGCTGCAATTATGGCTACTAATGGAACCGTACACACAATACCAATACTTCCGGCAATACTTCGAATCACTTCTATCGCAACAAAATCCGTATTCATAAGTTGCTGAAAAGTCACACCATATGAATAAATCATCAGCATCATATTCAAAGATTCTCCTGCAAATGCCAAAATCAATGTATTGGACATGGTTCCCATTGCATCTCGCCCAATATTCATTCCAGACCGGAATAACTGCGTTTTTCCCAGCTCCGGATTTACTTCATGAAGTTCCGCTATGGAAGATGTTATGCTCATCGACACATCCATTACAGCTCCCATACATGCAATCAATATCCCACATATAAATAAATCCTGTATTTTCAACGCAGTTCCGGAGGATATGAGCAAAAGACTCTCTGCCTCATCCATCTGAAAGGTAGTCACATCCATCACTACTGCCGCAATTGCCGCAAACAATGTTCCACACAATACTCCTGCCATACTTCCCACAGAAGCTACCACTGTCTTAGTACTAATCCCATCCACCAGAAAAAATGTAATAAAATTACATATCAATATAATTCCAAGAGTAACTGCCAGTGCAGAAAATCCTTTTAGAGATAACGGTAATAAAATAAAGATAATACATACCATGGTAAAAATCAAGCCCAAGGCAGATTTTGCTCCTTTTTTTCCACCAATTAAAATTAAAAGTAGCACAAAAACCCCCACTACTCCTAAAATCTTTGGTACACGGTAGTAATTATAAATTGACACCTGATACTGGTTCTCACCCACAGTATCAATTCGCACTGAAACTTTATCCCCAGCCTCTACATTTACATTATACAACGCACTAAAATAATTTGTAACCTTTACTTTTTCTCCGGCATACCGCCCTGTCAGCACTTCTACCTCCAATTCCATTTCTCCGCGCAAAACATTTTCTGTTGTTTCATCTACCGTGGTATTATCTTCTATCACAGCCGTCACACGTGCTACTTCATATTCTATTCCGGTACTTTCTGTGGTGGTATAACATGGCTTATCTTTATTTGCAAAAAAGAGCAGCCACCCGAAGGCGGCTGCAGCCAGCACCAAAAGTACCAGACGAGCAATCCACTTTTTTTGTGTTCTGCTTTCTGTCTTTCCTTTTGTACTCATCTTTTTATCTCGCTCCTACTCTTCTTTTTTTTAACATATTTGCTATCAGCAATGCAGAAAATCCTAACATTAAAACTGTTCCTGTGGCTTCTGTATTGTCACCGGTCTTAGGCTTCTTTGTGGTTTCACTTGCTGCTACCGTATCCAATACGACGACATAATCTGATGCATGGGTAAAGGTAAAATCTGCATTTCCACTTTCATCCACCTTTACACTTCCTGACAATTCTAACTCTCCGGTAGCCGGGTTGTAATAGTACAAGTTCGCATACATTCCACTATATTCCTTTCCTATTGGAACCTCAATCATTGCTTTAAAGCCAAATTCACCATTATGTGACAAACTGAGCTGTATTGTTGTTTTTCCTTCTGCAACAGACTTGATAAGTTTTTCCGGTATTACTTTAACATTTAATGCAACATTCAAATCAATATCCTTCACTTCACCAGTAATATCTTTTCCATTAATTTTCCATGCTACCCCATTATTTAACCTGAAAACTAAATTCTTGTTCTGTCCTTTTACTGCATTCCACACCTCTGCAGGTACGACAGTATCTGTTCCCACTTTAATTGATATGGTACTTCCTTCCGGGTAATTGTGGATTGAAGCTGCAATATCTTTCCATCCCTCTACTCTTGTGTCTGCTATTTGTGGTATCTGTAGTGCCTCCGGTGTGTCTGGTGTCTGTGGCGTCTCCGGTGTGTCTGGTGTCTGTGGCGTCTCCGGTGTGTCTGGTGTCTGTGGCGTCTCCGGTGTGTCTGGTGTCTGTGGCGTCTCCGGTGTGTCTGGTGTCTGTGGCGTCTCCGGTGTCTGCGGTGCTTCCGCAACTAACTGGATTTCATCACAATTACGCACTCTCAGGCAAGTTACAGGTACATCAGAAGCACCCTCTGGATGTGCATATACCATACCTACGGCAGAAACAGTCGCCCCTTTCTTTACAAAGGATGCCAATTCATTCTTTCCTGTTGTTTCAGACAAAATATATCCATCAATAAATACATTTCCGATTGTACCGCTTCCATCTTCCAACCAGAACTGGGATACCCCTGTTCCTGATGCATTATAAATTACATCTACAACCTTACCTTGCATCTCAACCAATTTACCACCGGACTTCTCATAGTTCATGGCATCTGCTGCCGTCATCTTTTCCGGAGCAATAATATTCGGTTCCTCATCCAATATCTTATAGGACATGACCTGAATTTCCTTATCCCCCTGATACTGGTCTACATAACCTACAATTTCCATCTTAGTACCAATTTCAAGTCCATCCTCTGCAATTGGGAACACCGTAACACCTGCG is a window from the Roseburia sp. 499 genome containing:
- a CDS encoding LytS/YhcK type 5TM receptor domain-containing protein → MQGSAFYNIIINISLLVTVATLLVSTPFLQKILLHPGALRIREQIALGAVFGAFCIMSNLMGIQVDGALLNARVIGALAAGLLGGPISGILAATIGVCHRYLIDPHGLTTFACCLSTMIQGVGGAFIWKEYYQKTHRYSGTFLFAVTAGFESVHMLLTLFFSGPIEEMVEIVRVIALPMITLNAAGMVILFQVITSVYKMQDKNIAQKLFLTFRIAERSLPYLRKIEKEPENFQKIVDILMEENGECIGAAVLNLKQYFGKSSIFRHITWEEEHPPVIVKKILEQDSVLSWEYAGYKDPFEPLFHRNVVVGAPLKLGGKSIASLVMVVRKRDFSSEADSSFVEGLATLCSTQMSLAQLEEQKKLRRKAELQALQSQINPHFLFNSLNTISYFCREKPERARELILALSTYFRNSLKNTDYMVTLQEEIQHTGAYLELEKARFEERLQVEFQIEPEAEGVMVPNLILQPLVENAVKHGAMKQRQGIVKIVAEQQKNKIVIRVRDNGNGIPKEVIKGLKKRKKVSEGIGLWNVNERLCSIYPEEQGVRIETGEWGSEVSMEIPL
- a CDS encoding RrF2 family transcriptional regulator, translated to MKISTKGRYALRLMLELALEEEQVVKLKDVAERQGISVKYLEQIISVLQKCGYVKSMRGPGGGYKLSKRPEEYTVGMILRQIEGSLAPVACLEEEVNSCERSSSCVTLRLWQMIYDAINGVVDKVTLADLVEWEREIQGNMDYVI
- a CDS encoding YibE/F family protein, coding for MSTKGKTESRTQKKWIARLVLLVLAAAAFGWLLFFANKDKPCYTTTESTGIEYEVARVTAVIEDNTTVDETTENVLRGEMELEVEVLTGRYAGEKVKVTNYFSALYNVNVEAGDKVSVRIDTVGENQYQVSIYNYYRVPKILGVVGVFVLLLILIGGKKGAKSALGLIFTMVCIIFILLPLSLKGFSALAVTLGIILICNFITFFLVDGISTKTVVASVGSMAGVLCGTLFAAIAAVVMDVTTFQMDEAESLLLISSGTALKIQDLFICGILIACMGAVMDVSMSITSSIAELHEVNPELGKTQLFRSGMNIGRDAMGTMSNTLILAFAGESLNMMLMIYSYGVTFQQLMNTDFVAIEVIRSIAGSIGIVCTVPLVAIIAAEVYGKKSKRMERK